A segment of the Candidatus Methylomirabilota bacterium genome:
TCCGGGAATGGGAGGCTCGCGTCGGCCCGCTCGACGCGGCCGCGGTCCGGCGAGCCATCGTCGCTCGCTTCGTCCACGCCCTGGACGGCGCGGCGCCGGTGCGGCCAAGCTCCTAGAGAACTCGGCCCCAGGCAAGCCATGGTGACTGGGATATGCCCTTAGGGGCTGTCCCGAACCCCCCCGGAAATGCTATGGTGAGTGAGTTGTCGGCCGATCCTCTCTGAGGTACGCGAACTCGTGTCAGGTGGGCCGGGTGGTGTCCGCGTCTACCGGTGGAGGGACAGGGGAAGTATGAGTCAGCAGATTCGCGTCGTGGCTCTCGCGCTCGGCTTCCTGGCGTCGCTGACCGTCGTCGTCCCGGCGTGGGCAGCGCCGGGCTGCCTGACCCTCGGGCAAGAGCGCCGCCCGCCCCCCCAGGCCGCGGCTCGGCCCTACCAGCCCGTCAACGGCACCGGTGGCTTCTCGGTCTTCGGGGCGAACACGCTGCCGGCCGGGGGGTTCTCGATCGGGATCGGCTACCTCGGCGAGGATGCGGTCTGCCAGCAAGAAGACGGGCTCTTCGACCTCAACACGCTGTGGGTGCCCCTCGCCTACGGCATCACCGATCGCCTGCAGGTCGGCGTGGACCTCCCGTACACGTGGTACGAAGCCGATCGCGCGGGCACCAGCGGCTCGAGCCTCGACGACATCAACTTCGGCACGGTCTATCGGTTCCTCGACGAGGCGCCGGGGCGTCCCGCGCTCGCCGTCGTCGGCTTCGCCGCCGCGCCGACGGGCGAGCGCAAGCACGGAATCGGCCGGAACGAGTGGGATGTCGGCGGGAAGCTCGCGCTCAGCAAGACGCTGCCCGGCGGCCTGCTCGGCCACGCCAACATCGGCTACACCTACGTCGGCCGGGGGTCGGTGGACCAGGACGACGAGTTCACCTCCGGGGTGGCACTCGAGAAGCCGCTCGGCAAGCACTTCTCGGTGGTCGCCGAAGGGCTGGCGAACACGAATCGGCGCACGGGCGCCGAACGGAACGGCGACTGGGTCGCCGAGGCGCGGGCGGGCTTCCGCGT
Coding sequences within it:
- a CDS encoding transporter, which encodes MSQQIRVVALALGFLASLTVVVPAWAAPGCLTLGQERRPPPQAAARPYQPVNGTGGFSVFGANTLPAGGFSIGIGYLGEDAVCQQEDGLFDLNTLWVPLAYGITDRLQVGVDLPYTWYEADRAGTSGSSLDDINFGTVYRFLDEAPGRPALAVVGFAAAPTGERKHGIGRNEWDVGGKLALSKTLPGGLLGHANIGYTYVGRGSVDQDDEFTSGVALEKPLGKHFSVVAEGLANTNRRTGAERNGDWVAEARAGFRVRFAGFLLSLAGRKGLTNDAPDWGVFALLTYNYEPARAVAAAPGPVAAPPGAPGAPGAPAAPGAPAAPGAPGAPAAPGAPAAPGAPAAP